CGAACAGAATTGGTCTTGATCACTGGGGCCTCCTCGATTGCTTCACAGCAGGAACTTGACGGCAACGAAACCGCCCACAAGGGCAGTGCCGGCAGCCAGCGTCAGCCAGCCGAGATACTTCTCGATGAACTCGCGCATCGGCTCTCCCAGCCAGTACAGCAGGCCGCAAACCAGATAAAACCGAAGGCCGCGCGAAACCACGGACGCTGCAATAAATACCGGCAATGCCATTTCAGTAACACCGCTCATCAAGGTGATGACCTTGTAGGGAAACGGTGTCAGGCCCGCAAAGAACACGATCGGCAAACCCCACTCGTTGAACTTCTGCTGGAAGTCAAAAAACTTGTCGTCAAGGTTATAGACGCTCAGGATCCACTGTCCGAGTGTGTCAAACAGCGCATAGCCGATGTAATACCCCATCAGCCCGCCAAGTACCGAGGCGATGGTGCAGATGGTGGCATAGCGCCATGCATTTGCAGGCTTTGCCAGTGTCATCGGGATCAGCATTGCATCCGGGGGTACCGGGAATACTGAACTTTCAACGAAAGACACAACCGACAGGTACCATTGCGCATGGCGGTGGCCGGCAAGTCTCATCAACCAGTCATAGAGTCGTCTTAACATGGGCGAAGGCAATACGCCGGGAGCTGCGATTTGTCCATCGAACTTGTGAATTGACTGCCGTGGGGATGACTCATTTCGGTTGTGGCGATGTTTGATATTGACGGGTGACTGCTGTTGCCTATTATCCGGCTCGATTTGAGGCCCCTGTGGCGGAACTGGTAGACGCGATAGACTCAAAATCTGTTGTCCGTGAGGGCGTGCCGGTTCGAGTCCGGCTGGGGGCACCAAAGTTTTCGATGAAATGATTGACTGTCGCGGTTGCGTGCTGATTTTTCCTGGCGCGCTGCCTGAGCTGTGTAACAATTGGATGAGCAGTGAATTGTCCCATTGATCCACCTGCCGTCGAGGTGTTAGGCATAACTGACCCCGGGGGCGCGGTGAGTTTACAGGAACATGTTTTGGCAACTTCATTCACGACCATGATCCGGGTTTTGCTGGCATCCGGATTGATCCTCCTGGCCAGCCTGACGGCGGTTAACGCAAATCCGGTTGTGGTCTATGACGGCAAGACCGGCAAGGTCATGGTTGCCAAGGATGCCGGCAAACCGTGGTTCCCCGCTTCCCTGACAAAGCTGATGACGGCCTATATCGTTTTTCAGGCCATCGAACAGGGCAAGATCACAGCCAAGACCAAGGGTACCGTCACCAAGACGTCTTCGGCGCCTCCGCCCAGCAAGATCGGGTTCAGGCCGGGCAAGAAGGTGTCGGTTGATCTGGCGCTGAAGGCGCTGCTGATCTACTCGGCCAATGACATGGCGTCCCTTCTGGCTGAAATCGTTTCCGGCACGCAGGCAGACTTCGCCCGGCTGATGAACGCCACGGCCCGCGACCTCGGCATGACCGGTTCGCACTTCGTCAATCCGCACGGCCTGTACCACAAGGAGCAGTACACGACCGCCCGCGACATGGCGATCCTGTCCTATGCGCTGCTGAACAAATACCCGCAGGCGCGCAAATACTATTCCGCGCCGCACCTGAAGCTCGGCAAGAAAAGGCTCCGCAACCGCAACTACCTGCTGCGCATATGGGACAAGGCCGACGGCATGAAGACCGGCTTCATCTGCCCGTCCGGTTTCAACCTGGTCGCCACTGCCAAGGTAAACGGCCGGCTGGTGGTCGGCGTGGTGTTCGGCACCCGCAGCGGCCGGGCGCGGGCGCACAAGGCCAAGGTTGTCATGGAGACCGCGGCAGGCTATCCGGCGACAACTTCGATAACGGCACTGCAGAATGAGGGCGGTACGCCGCCGAACCTGCGCAAGAGGGTTTGCGGCGGCACCGGCCTGCGCATGGTAAGTGCCGACAAGTTTTCCGGCTGGGGCGCGACCTTCGGCAAATTCAAGAGCGCGGCTGAAGCCGAAGCCGTCATCAACGGCATCCAGGCGGTCAAGGTAAACGCCTTCAGCAAAGCCGGAAGCGGCGTGGTGCGGATACCGTTCACCAAGGATTTCGTGCCGGTCACGTATAATATCTCGAAAAGCACCAGCCAGTCATTGTGCCAGCAGGTCAAGGGAGCCGGCGGCAAGTGCGAAGTGGTAACACCATCGGTGTTTGCATCCTTTGCCAGCCTGTCCGGACGTGAAAAGGCCAAGGGCGGCAAATCTGCACGCAAGACCGCAAAGAAGAAGCGCCGCAAGCGCCGCAAGCCGGCCTCCGACAAATAATGCCTGCCGAACGTACGGCCGAAAGTGCGGCGGCATTGCTACCGGCATCTCGAACGCGATAGTGTCTGCCGATGTAACGCAGACATCGCCTCAAACGAGTTCACAAAAATGGCAACACTTCCATCCATTCCGGTTTCGGTTCTCACAGGTTTTCTGGGCGCCGGGAAAACCACCCTGCTGAACCGGCTGCTCAAGGATCCGGCCCTGTCGAACGCAGCCGTCATCATCAACGAGTTCGGTGAGATCGGGCTTGATCACCTGCTGGTGGAGACCGCCGACAGCAATGTGTTCGAGATGGCGTCAGGCTGTCTGTGCTGCACCATTCGCGGCGATCTTGTCGATACGCTGCTTGACCTGATGGCGCGGCGTGATGGCGGCACTATCAAGGCGTTTGACCGAGTTATCATAGAGACCACCGGGCTTGCGGACCCGGCACCGGTCCTGCAAACGCTGATGTCGCACCCGGAGCTTCTGCAGCGCTACCGGCTGGAAGGGGTGGTGACCCTGGTCGATGCGGTGAACGGGCCTTCGACACTGGATCAGCACGACGAGGCGGTCCGGCAGGTCGCGGTTGCCGACAAGCTGGTCCTGTCGAAGGCGGACCTGTTGTCGGGGGCAGACGGCGAAGACGCCCTGCATGAGATCATTGCGCGGCTGCGTAAACTGGCGCCGGCGGCCCGTATCCTGACGACACACAATGGCGAGGCAACCGCGCAGCGGCTTTTTGAGGCGTCAGCGGCAGACGGTGAGGCCAGGCCCGACCAGATACGGCGATGGCTGGGTGCTGAAGCATTCGAAGCGCCTGAGCGGGCAGGCCGGCGCCGGTCGCGGCGCGGCGCGGCGGAAACAGGTGATGACCACTCCCATGGTGGCGGTCATGATCATTCGCACGACCATGCCCACTCACACGATGTGAACCGGCATGATGAGCACATAAGCTCCTTTTCCATCGCTACCGACAAGGCCATCGGGACGATGCAGTTCGAGCTGTTTCTGGAACTGCTGCAGAGCTATCACGGGCCGAACCTTTTACGCATGAAGGGTATCGTCAAGCTTGCAGACGATGAGGACCGTCCGGTGGTTGTGCACGGTGTGCAGCATGTGCTGCATCCGCCGGAGCGGCTGGAACGGTGGCCTGACGAAGATCACCGGACCCGGCTGGTGTTCATCACCCGAGATATCCGCCGTGATGAACTGGATGGACTTCTGAAGGCGTTCACGGATCCGATCACCGGCGGCGCGGAAGCGTTTTCCGATGATACATTGTCTTTGCGCAGAGGTGGCTGATGATTGACGTATACGGGTTGAACAACTGCGACACATGCCGCAAGGCGCGCAAGTGGCTGGCGGCTGAGGCAATCGAGCACGAATTTCATGACATTCGCAAAGCAGACCTTGATGAAAAGGTGATTGCCGGCTGGGCCGGCAAGGCGGGTTGGGAAACGCTGCTCAACCGGCGCGGTACGACGTGGCGCGGTTTGCCGGAAGCGGACAAGGAGAGTGTCGACGAGACCAGCGCGGTAAGGTTGATGACGGCGCATCCGGCGCTGATCAAGCGGCCGGTTTTTGTTGTTGGCAGTGATGTGCTGGTCGGGTTTACGGCTGACGTGCAAACAGCGCTGGCGCGCTAAAGAACAGTTATTTCAGATGGCGCACATGAACGCCGAGTAATGCAGAAAGCTCACTTGGCATGAGTTTTCCTGATGATAAAAACAAGGACCCCGGCTTCTTCATAGTGGCTCACCAGCTCGTTGCCGCTCTCGGCGCAATAGTGCGGGAAATCAATGGCTGCAGCCGGATCTGTCGCAAGAATTTTCAATGATTCTCCATAGTTGAGAGACATCAACCGCTTCCTGGCCTTCAATACCGGAAGCGGGCATTGCAACCCCTTTACATCAATTTCATAGTCGAAATCCTGCATTAAACTGGACACCTTCAGGTATAACATTTATTTCTGACTGGCAGATTTGACCAGTGTAGTTGCGCTCTCCGGTCAATGCCAAGGTTTGATGTGCCGGTGAATGCGGCGCTCAAATTCGGCATGATGGCGGTGTAAAGGGCCTCGAAGCGCTGGTCCAGCAACAATTCGCAAAAGGTATGGCGAACATGAACAAGCACGCAGGCAGTGACGGTTTCAAACCGATCCGCCCCGGGCGGG
Above is a window of Anderseniella sp. Alg231-50 DNA encoding:
- a CDS encoding YqaA family protein, with translation MRLAGHRHAQWYLSVVSFVESSVFPVPPDAMLIPMTLAKPANAWRYATICTIASVLGGLMGYYIGYALFDTLGQWILSVYNLDDKFFDFQQKFNEWGLPIVFFAGLTPFPYKVITLMSGVTEMALPVFIAASVVSRGLRFYLVCGLLYWLGEPMREFIEKYLGWLTLAAGTALVGGFVAVKFLL
- a CDS encoding D-alanyl-D-alanine carboxypeptidase family protein, whose translation is MATSFTTMIRVLLASGLILLASLTAVNANPVVVYDGKTGKVMVAKDAGKPWFPASLTKLMTAYIVFQAIEQGKITAKTKGTVTKTSSAPPPSKIGFRPGKKVSVDLALKALLIYSANDMASLLAEIVSGTQADFARLMNATARDLGMTGSHFVNPHGLYHKEQYTTARDMAILSYALLNKYPQARKYYSAPHLKLGKKRLRNRNYLLRIWDKADGMKTGFICPSGFNLVATAKVNGRLVVGVVFGTRSGRARAHKAKVVMETAAGYPATTSITALQNEGGTPPNLRKRVCGGTGLRMVSADKFSGWGATFGKFKSAAEAEAVINGIQAVKVNAFSKAGSGVVRIPFTKDFVPVTYNISKSTSQSLCQQVKGAGGKCEVVTPSVFASFASLSGREKAKGGKSARKTAKKKRRKRRKPASDK
- a CDS encoding GTP-binding protein; protein product: MATLPSIPVSVLTGFLGAGKTTLLNRLLKDPALSNAAVIINEFGEIGLDHLLVETADSNVFEMASGCLCCTIRGDLVDTLLDLMARRDGGTIKAFDRVIIETTGLADPAPVLQTLMSHPELLQRYRLEGVVTLVDAVNGPSTLDQHDEAVRQVAVADKLVLSKADLLSGADGEDALHEIIARLRKLAPAARILTTHNGEATAQRLFEASAADGEARPDQIRRWLGAEAFEAPERAGRRRSRRGAAETGDDHSHGGGHDHSHDHAHSHDVNRHDEHISSFSIATDKAIGTMQFELFLELLQSYHGPNLLRMKGIVKLADDEDRPVVVHGVQHVLHPPERLERWPDEDHRTRLVFITRDIRRDELDGLLKAFTDPITGGAEAFSDDTLSLRRGG
- a CDS encoding Spx/MgsR family RNA polymerase-binding regulatory protein — protein: MIDVYGLNNCDTCRKARKWLAAEAIEHEFHDIRKADLDEKVIAGWAGKAGWETLLNRRGTTWRGLPEADKESVDETSAVRLMTAHPALIKRPVFVVGSDVLVGFTADVQTALAR
- a CDS encoding sulfurtransferase TusA family protein, whose product is MQDFDYEIDVKGLQCPLPVLKARKRLMSLNYGESLKILATDPAAAIDFPHYCAESGNELVSHYEEAGVLVFIIRKTHAK